In a single window of the Sediminicoccus sp. KRV36 genome:
- a CDS encoding histidine kinase yields the protein MMDSARQTPMAMDPGALPGLGRVQPAALAIFVLVDVMAHVSVYASFGVALGIALVLEPVILLLALALRRAFGQLRASEGITPRMLPWIVGLSLLAALVAVIAGQMVRAHFALEFDPRSGRRAALIALIYYFLVFVLWSVICFWTRAEMERQAQRQRAIQAEAQALRAELERLRLQIDPHFLFNALNGIAEEIPDNPDAALMMLRNLAVFLRQSLVGIETPLVTVAAEAEALAAYLRVQQARFGARLALRLDVSPEAKQHLIPSLLLQPLVENAIKHGTRDPVLEVAITIGMEGGALQAVVANSGCIAPGDKGRSGIGLPNIRNRLLLHYPGRHSFDLEERGGMVVARLRLEGEPCSGS from the coding sequence ATGATGGATTCGGCGCGGCAAACCCCCATGGCGATGGACCCGGGCGCCCTGCCGGGCCTGGGCCGCGTGCAGCCGGCGGCGCTCGCCATCTTCGTCCTCGTGGACGTGATGGCGCATGTCTCGGTCTATGCCAGCTTCGGCGTGGCACTCGGCATCGCGCTGGTGCTGGAACCGGTCATTCTGCTGCTGGCCCTCGCGCTGCGGCGGGCTTTCGGCCAGCTGCGCGCCAGTGAGGGCATCACGCCACGCATGCTGCCCTGGATCGTCGGGCTGAGCCTGCTGGCGGCGCTGGTGGCGGTCATCGCCGGCCAGATGGTGCGGGCCCATTTCGCGTTGGAATTCGACCCGCGCTCTGGGCGCCGCGCAGCGCTGATCGCGCTGATCTACTACTTCCTGGTCTTCGTGCTCTGGAGCGTCATCTGCTTCTGGACCCGGGCGGAGATGGAGCGCCAGGCGCAACGCCAGCGCGCCATCCAGGCGGAGGCCCAGGCCCTGCGCGCCGAGCTGGAGCGGCTGCGGCTGCAGATTGATCCGCATTTCCTGTTCAACGCCCTGAACGGAATCGCCGAGGAAATTCCCGACAATCCCGATGCCGCGCTGATGATGCTGCGGAACCTCGCCGTGTTCCTCCGCCAGTCGCTCGTCGGCATCGAGACGCCCCTGGTCACCGTCGCGGCTGAGGCTGAGGCACTCGCGGCCTATCTGCGCGTGCAGCAGGCCCGGTTCGGCGCGCGGCTGGCGCTGCGGCTGGACGTCAGCCCCGAGGCGAAGCAGCACCTCATCCCCAGCTTGCTGCTGCAGCCCCTGGTCGAGAATGCCATCAAGCACGGCACGCGCGATCCGGTGCTGGAGGTGGCGATCACGATCGGCATGGAGGGCGGGGCGCTTCAGGCGGTGGTCGCCAATTCCGGCTGCATCGCGCCGGGGGATAAGGGCCGCAGCGGGATCGGGCTGCCCAATATTCGCAACCGGCTGCTGCTGCATTATCCCGGGCGCCACAGCTTTGATCTGGAGGAGCGGGGCGGAATGGTGGTCGCGCGGCTCCGGCTGGAGGGCGAGCCTTGCTCCGGGTCGTGA
- a CDS encoding LytTR family DNA-binding domain-containing protein, translating to MLRVVIVDDEPLAIRSMQRLLAAHADVSIVGTADSLGTAVETIRATRPDLVFLDIELGGGNGFDVLAQLDPQPRIVFVTAHARHAVDAFAVAATDYLLKPVLPERLAESLARVIPGGPSRRALTLRTPGRTVIAEAADIAAFCAEGDFTRIHLAGQPSLLILRTLGQFEATLPQPPFKRIGRSLILNLERVRHVASRGRDQNEVVIEGLERPLPLGRVATLRLRAALEAVSRSP from the coding sequence TTGCTCCGGGTCGTGATCGTGGATGATGAGCCCTTGGCGATCCGCTCGATGCAGCGGCTGCTCGCCGCGCATGCCGATGTCTCCATCGTCGGCACGGCCGATAGCCTCGGCACCGCGGTCGAAACGATCCGCGCCACGCGGCCGGATCTGGTCTTCCTCGATATCGAGCTCGGCGGCGGCAATGGTTTTGACGTGCTGGCGCAGCTGGACCCGCAGCCGCGCATCGTCTTCGTGACAGCCCATGCACGGCACGCCGTGGATGCCTTCGCCGTAGCGGCGACCGATTACCTGCTGAAGCCCGTGCTGCCCGAGCGGCTGGCGGAGAGCCTGGCGCGCGTGATTCCGGGCGGCCCATCGCGCCGGGCCCTGACACTGCGCACACCAGGCCGCACCGTCATCGCCGAGGCGGCCGATATCGCGGCGTTTTGCGCCGAAGGCGATTTCACCCGCATCCACCTCGCCGGCCAGCCGAGCCTGCTGATCCTGCGCACACTCGGCCAATTCGAGGCCACGCTGCCCCAGCCACCCTTCAAGCGAATTGGCCGTTCCCTGATCCTGAACCTGGAGCGGGTGCGCCATGTGGCCTCGCGCGGGCGGGACCAGAATGAGGTCGTGATCGAAGGGCTTGAGAGGCCGCTGCCACTCGGCCGGGTGGCGACGCTGCGGCTGCGCGCGGCGCTGGAGGCTGTTTCCAGGTCCCCGTGA
- a CDS encoding tripartite tricarboxylate transporter substrate-binding protein gives MIHRRSLLATPALALGGTAYAQGYPSRPVRIIVPFPPGNMSDLIARVLTEEMQSRHNVQVIVDNRAGATGAIGVQAVTSAAPDGHTLLLTSNSPVAVNPAVTPNLPFDVLRDLVPMSLIGWTGFLIVVPPDLPANNLAELVALMRAHPGRYIAANPGMGTAGHLTTEMFSRLTRIPLEQVPYRGSAQALLDLSVGRVHFMVDAMTSATPQVTGGRVKALAVLAQNRSPILPEVPSMREAGVPEVVDFQSLAWAGLMGPAGTPPAVTLYWNRIFNELLAEPSFIRRLAQQNVEAAPPGGPERLADLLRTDLSRWQRLVREANITL, from the coding sequence ATGATCCATCGCCGCAGCCTGCTGGCCACACCCGCCCTGGCACTGGGCGGAACGGCCTACGCCCAGGGCTATCCGAGCCGCCCCGTGCGCATCATCGTGCCCTTCCCACCGGGCAATATGAGCGACCTGATCGCGCGCGTGCTGACCGAGGAGATGCAGTCCCGCCACAATGTCCAGGTCATCGTGGACAACCGCGCCGGCGCCACGGGGGCGATCGGCGTGCAGGCCGTCACCAGCGCCGCGCCGGATGGGCACACGCTGCTGCTCACCAGCAATTCGCCCGTGGCGGTGAACCCGGCCGTGACCCCGAACCTGCCCTTTGATGTGCTGCGCGACCTCGTGCCCATGTCCCTGATCGGCTGGACCGGGTTTCTGATCGTGGTCCCGCCCGACCTGCCGGCCAACAACCTGGCCGAGCTGGTTGCGCTCATGCGGGCCCATCCCGGGCGCTACATCGCCGCCAATCCCGGCATGGGCACGGCGGGGCATCTGACGACGGAGATGTTCTCACGGCTGACGCGCATCCCGCTGGAGCAGGTGCCCTATCGCGGCTCGGCGCAGGCGCTGCTCGATCTCTCCGTCGGGCGCGTGCATTTCATGGTGGACGCCATGACCAGCGCCACGCCGCAGGTCACGGGTGGCCGGGTCAAGGCGCTGGCGGTTCTGGCGCAAAACCGCTCCCCCATCCTGCCCGAGGTCCCCAGCATGCGGGAGGCGGGCGTGCCGGAGGTGGTGGATTTCCAGAGCCTGGCCTGGGCCGGGCTGATGGGGCCCGCCGGGACGCCGCCCGCCGTCACGCTCTACTGGAACCGCATCTTCAACGAGTTGCTGGCCGAGCCGAGCTTTATCCGCCGCCTGGCGCAGCAAAATGTGGAAGCCGCGCCGCCCGGCGGGCCTGAGCGGCTGGCCGATCTCCTGCGCACCGACCTGTCGCGCTGGCAGCGCCTGGTGCGTGAGGCGAATATCACCCTCTGA
- a CDS encoding LLM class flavin-dependent oxidoreductase, which produces MSRRGEMAMVAFLQAQNCSNYPGSWRHPETMQDFLSPKYYQRIARNLEDGRFHMAFFDDRLALPDILGHDHAQAVTNGIRVVKLDLISIITAMGLATEKLGLGATYSTTYYEPYHVARVFATLDHMLGGRVAWNVVTSLNDSEAHNMGRAEHPEHDLRYDRADEFMEIVLSHWDAWGDDAIINDRASGIFADPTKVKRLNHQGRWYQSQGTFTVPRTPQGRPVLIQAGQSGRGKAFAASWGDLIFVLYQNIKAGQKVYAEFKAQVAASGRDPAKVRVCPAVYAIIGNSKDEAAEKRALIEGLAKPVDGLALLSEVLNYDFASKGMDEAFTDAELAGIKGLQAIRDRVVSTSGKQNPTLRDFVEISGRGTIREFPCFTGTAQSVADEMQEWFESEACDGFVLAATHMPGAYEDFVRLVVPELQRRGVFRREFSGTTLRENLGLPRAAPFDWQRNPST; this is translated from the coding sequence ATGTCACGACGCGGCGAAATGGCCATGGTCGCCTTTCTTCAGGCGCAGAATTGCTCGAACTACCCAGGCTCCTGGCGGCATCCGGAGACGATGCAGGATTTCCTTTCGCCGAAATACTACCAGCGCATCGCCCGCAACCTGGAAGACGGCCGCTTCCACATGGCCTTCTTCGATGATCGCCTGGCGCTGCCGGACATCCTGGGGCATGACCACGCGCAGGCGGTGACCAACGGCATCCGCGTGGTGAAGCTGGATCTGATTTCCATCATCACGGCGATGGGTCTCGCCACCGAGAAGCTCGGCCTGGGCGCCACATATTCCACCACCTATTACGAGCCCTATCACGTGGCCCGCGTCTTCGCGACGCTGGACCACATGCTGGGCGGACGCGTCGCCTGGAATGTCGTCACTTCGCTGAATGACAGCGAGGCGCACAATATGGGCCGCGCCGAACACCCTGAGCATGATCTGCGCTACGACCGCGCTGACGAGTTCATGGAAATCGTGCTCAGCCACTGGGATGCCTGGGGCGATGACGCGATCATCAATGACCGCGCCTCGGGCATCTTCGCCGACCCCACCAAGGTGAAGCGGCTGAACCACCAGGGCCGCTGGTACCAGAGCCAGGGCACCTTCACCGTGCCGCGCACGCCGCAGGGCCGCCCGGTGCTGATCCAGGCCGGCCAGAGCGGGCGCGGCAAGGCTTTCGCGGCATCCTGGGGTGATCTGATCTTCGTGCTCTACCAGAACATCAAGGCGGGCCAGAAGGTCTATGCCGAGTTCAAGGCGCAGGTGGCAGCCTCGGGCCGGGATCCGGCCAAGGTGCGCGTCTGCCCCGCCGTCTATGCGATCATCGGCAATTCCAAGGATGAAGCGGCGGAGAAGCGCGCCCTCATCGAGGGCCTGGCAAAGCCGGTGGATGGGCTGGCGCTGCTCTCCGAGGTGCTGAACTACGACTTCGCCAGCAAGGGCATGGATGAGGCCTTCACCGATGCGGAACTCGCCGGCATCAAGGGCCTGCAGGCCATCCGTGACCGCGTCGTCAGCACTTCGGGCAAGCAGAATCCGACGCTGCGCGACTTCGTCGAGATCAGCGGCCGCGGCACCATCCGCGAATTCCCCTGCTTCACCGGTACCGCGCAAAGCGTGGCCGATGAAATGCAGGAATGGTTCGAGAGCGAAGCATGCGACGGCTTCGTCCTGGCTGCCACGCACATGCCCGGCGCCTATGAGGATTTCGTGCGCCTCGTCGTGCCCGAGTTGCAGCGGCGCGGCGTGTTCCGGCGTGAGTTTTCCGGCACCACCCTGCGCGAGAATCTCGGCCTGCCGCGGGCCGCGCCCTTCGATTGGCAAAGGAATCCGAGCACATGA
- a CDS encoding MmgE/PrpD family protein produces MDSLPAELATSTPISSQLGAFATSLRVDEIPADVMQQAKRHMLDSLGIAIAASGFDYARRTIGAIHGLAGMGSHPVIGMPYRLPLRDAVMMNGALIHGLDYDDTHSDAIVHASSSTVPTALHMAREHGASGAEALAAYILGVEAASRIGAAAQGGFHQVGFHPTGMVGAFGCALTAGRLAGATAAQIAAAQGILLSMAAGSLEFLEDGSWTKRLHPGWAGFAAITATALARNGFKAPPAAYEGRFGLFRSHLQEKAPTDLSRCAERLGELWEMRNNALKPYPCCHFNHAFADAALALRAAHGLRPEEIKHITVRIHPGQVKVVCEPEAAKKLPANSYDAQFSVHYAVASCLLRGRLSLDELEEEMIRDPRALALCARTSYETDATLNFPRYYGGELVIETMDGRVLRHREEMNRGSDGNPLSSADVERKFMENACRQVSAAQAQRILDLVMGLDAAANVMALTEALNG; encoded by the coding sequence ATGGACAGCCTGCCCGCGGAGCTTGCCACCAGCACGCCCATTTCCAGCCAGCTTGGCGCATTCGCGACAAGCCTGCGCGTGGACGAGATTCCCGCCGATGTGATGCAGCAGGCCAAGCGCCACATGCTGGACAGCCTGGGCATCGCCATCGCGGCTTCGGGCTTTGACTATGCGCGGCGCACCATCGGCGCGATCCATGGCCTGGCGGGGATGGGCAGCCATCCGGTGATCGGCATGCCGTATCGTCTGCCGTTGCGCGATGCGGTGATGATGAATGGCGCGCTGATCCACGGGCTGGACTACGACGACACGCATTCCGATGCCATCGTCCATGCCTCCTCGAGCACAGTTCCGACGGCGCTGCACATGGCGCGTGAGCATGGCGCGAGCGGCGCCGAGGCCCTGGCCGCCTATATCCTGGGCGTCGAGGCCGCCTCGCGCATTGGTGCCGCCGCGCAGGGCGGGTTTCACCAGGTGGGCTTCCACCCGACCGGCATGGTGGGCGCCTTTGGCTGCGCGCTGACGGCCGGGCGGCTTGCTGGCGCCACCGCGGCGCAGATCGCGGCCGCGCAGGGCATCCTGCTCTCCATGGCCGCGGGCTCGCTGGAATTCCTGGAGGATGGCTCCTGGACCAAGCGCCTCCATCCGGGCTGGGCGGGCTTCGCCGCCATCACGGCGACCGCACTTGCCCGCAATGGCTTCAAGGCGCCGCCGGCCGCCTATGAGGGGCGCTTCGGCCTGTTCCGCAGCCACCTGCAGGAGAAGGCGCCCACCGATCTCTCCCGCTGCGCCGAGCGCCTGGGCGAGTTGTGGGAGATGCGCAACAACGCGCTGAAGCCCTATCCCTGCTGCCACTTCAACCACGCCTTCGCCGATGCGGCGCTGGCCCTGCGCGCCGCGCACGGGCTGCGGCCGGAGGAGATCAAGCACATCACCGTGCGCATCCATCCGGGCCAGGTGAAGGTGGTGTGTGAGCCGGAGGCGGCGAAGAAGCTGCCGGCCAATTCCTATGATGCGCAGTTCAGCGTGCATTACGCCGTCGCCTCCTGCCTGCTGCGCGGGCGGCTTTCGCTCGATGAGCTGGAGGAGGAGATGATCCGCGATCCGCGTGCCCTCGCCCTCTGCGCCCGCACCAGCTACGAAACCGACGCGACGCTGAATTTCCCGCGCTATTATGGCGGTGAGCTGGTCATCGAGACGATGGATGGCCGCGTGCTGCGGCATCGCGAGGAGATGAATCGCGGCTCTGACGGCAATCCGCTCTCCAGCGCCGATGTCGAACGCAAATTCATGGAGAATGCCTGCCGTCAGGTCTCTGCGGCACAGGCCCAGCGCATCCTTGATCTTGTCATGGGGCTGGATGCGGCGGCGAATGTCATGGCGCTCACCGAAGCGCTGAACGGTTGA
- a CDS encoding CoA ester lyase: protein MTAPNRTFLFAPGDHARRTEKVLTAGADACILDLEDAVAISAKVAARALVNAALERPRSCRGFVRVNAFDTEFCLGDIQAVIGPRLDGMVLPKLEDPAQLIAVDWLISGLERERGLPHRGIEIMPIIETARGMAGLGALTACAAGLGGRVRRLSFGAGDYTLDLGISWGLAETELEGAREKMVLHSRAAGLEAPIDTVWIELREMNAFTASCARGVALGFQGKLCIHPDQIAIANAAFSPPEAEVARARRIIAAFAEAEAQGLASIQVEGRFVDYPIVDRAQRIVALAERIAAASPGG, encoded by the coding sequence ATGACCGCCCCCAACCGGACCTTCCTCTTTGCCCCTGGCGACCATGCGCGCCGCACCGAAAAGGTTCTGACCGCCGGCGCCGATGCCTGCATCCTCGACCTTGAGGATGCCGTGGCGATCTCGGCCAAGGTGGCCGCCCGCGCGCTGGTGAACGCGGCGCTGGAGCGCCCGCGCAGTTGCCGCGGCTTCGTGCGTGTGAACGCCTTCGACACGGAATTCTGCCTGGGCGACATCCAGGCCGTGATCGGCCCGCGACTGGACGGCATGGTGCTGCCCAAGCTCGAGGACCCGGCGCAGCTCATCGCGGTGGATTGGCTGATCAGCGGCCTGGAGCGCGAGCGCGGCCTGCCCCATCGCGGTATCGAGATCATGCCCATCATCGAGACGGCGCGCGGCATGGCCGGGCTTGGGGCCCTCACCGCCTGCGCGGCCGGGCTGGGCGGGCGCGTCAGGCGGCTGAGCTTCGGCGCGGGGGATTACACGCTGGATCTGGGCATCAGCTGGGGCCTGGCCGAAACGGAGCTGGAGGGCGCGCGCGAGAAAATGGTGCTGCACAGCCGCGCCGCCGGGCTGGAGGCGCCGATTGATACGGTCTGGATCGAACTGCGGGAGATGAACGCCTTCACCGCCTCCTGCGCACGGGGCGTGGCGCTGGGCTTCCAGGGGAAGCTCTGCATTCATCCGGACCAAATCGCCATCGCCAATGCCGCCTTCTCCCCGCCGGAGGCCGAGGTCGCCCGCGCCCGCCGCATCATCGCGGCCTTCGCGGAGGCCGAGGCCCAGGGCCTGGCTTCCATCCAGGTGGAGGGGCGCTTCGTGGACTACCCCATCGTGGATCGCGCGCAGCGCATCGTGGCGCTGGCCGAACGGATCGCCGCCGCGTCACCGGGCGGCTGA
- a CDS encoding tripartite tricarboxylate transporter substrate-binding protein, producing MRRLLLAACLGLMALAPAAHAWPDRPVTIIAPFGPGTSVDIAARLLAPKLQAAWGQPVVVTNVPGSAGIIGVERAVRATDGHTILLSADAAIVVRVSMAPRPPYDPRRDLLPVSLLGRTTNILVVSNSFPARNLAELVAIARARPGSVTFGHAGNGTSQHIGGEMLAQMAGVELTGVAYNDAASQIQDVLTGRVTMSFQSGVVALPRLRDNAWRALAVSAPARMAALPDLPTVAEQGYPGFDAVAWLGVLAPASMPAANVARIHRDVVAALAEPELRGRLAELGVDVVGSTPEEFRALIEREIPRMAGVLGRAGIRPD from the coding sequence ATGCGTCGCCTTCTGCTCGCCGCCTGCCTGGGCCTGATGGCCCTGGCGCCTGCCGCCCATGCCTGGCCGGACCGGCCCGTCACCATCATCGCGCCGTTCGGTCCGGGCACTTCGGTGGATATCGCCGCGCGCCTGCTGGCGCCGAAGCTCCAGGCGGCCTGGGGCCAACCTGTCGTTGTGACCAATGTCCCGGGCTCGGCGGGCATCATCGGGGTGGAGCGCGCGGTGCGGGCGACAGATGGGCACACCATCCTGCTTTCGGCCGATGCGGCCATCGTCGTGCGCGTCAGCATGGCGCCGCGCCCGCCCTATGACCCGCGGCGCGATCTGCTGCCTGTCAGCCTGCTGGGGCGCACCACCAATATCCTGGTCGTCTCGAACAGCTTCCCCGCCCGGAACCTGGCCGAGCTGGTGGCCATCGCTCGTGCGCGCCCGGGCAGCGTGACCTTTGGCCATGCCGGCAACGGCACCTCGCAGCATATCGGCGGCGAGATGCTGGCGCAGATGGCGGGCGTGGAGCTGACCGGCGTGGCCTATAACGACGCCGCCTCGCAAATCCAGGACGTGCTGACCGGCCGCGTCACCATGTCCTTCCAGAGCGGCGTGGTGGCGCTGCCGCGCCTGCGCGACAATGCCTGGCGCGCCCTGGCGGTCTCGGCGCCTGCGCGCATGGCGGCGCTGCCCGACCTGCCGACCGTGGCCGAGCAGGGCTATCCCGGCTTTGACGCGGTGGCCTGGCTGGGCGTGCTGGCGCCTGCCTCGATGCCGGCGGCGAATGTGGCCCGCATCCATCGCGATGTCGTGGCGGCGCTGGCCGAGCCGGAGCTGCGCGGGCGCCTCGCGGAGCTCGGCGTCGATGTCGTCGGCAGCACGCCCGAGGAATTCCGCGCGCTGATCGAGCGCGAAATTCCGCGCATGGCGGGCGTGCTTGGCCGGGCGGGAATCCGGCCGGATTAG
- a CDS encoding GntR family transcriptional regulator, with amino-acid sequence MTSRRDIANSAADPRPRYRQISDDLLAQIRGGQHAIGTMLPTETELCALYSASRHTVREALRLVEEAGLVARRQGSGTTVIAHENRGRFVQDLTSMGGLLQYPEETRLTVLRAREVPASEVPGVPEGEAWLRIEGIRRVRLTTAPICFVIVHIPTEYAAVIEEIGQQPGSLYALIERRFGVQLSSVEVDLSAGGVPQAQAALLEVDPGAAALMIRRRYFDQNGRVFEVSEGCHPAPRFTYRAMIKREV; translated from the coding sequence GTGACCAGCAGGCGCGACATCGCCAATTCCGCCGCAGATCCGCGGCCCCGCTATCGCCAGATCAGTGATGACCTGCTGGCGCAGATTCGTGGCGGCCAGCACGCCATCGGCACCATGCTGCCGACCGAGACGGAGCTGTGCGCCCTCTATTCCGCCTCACGCCATACCGTCCGGGAAGCGTTGCGCTTGGTGGAGGAGGCCGGGCTTGTCGCCCGCCGCCAGGGCAGCGGCACCACCGTCATCGCGCATGAGAATCGGGGCCGCTTCGTGCAGGACCTGACCAGCATGGGCGGGCTGCTGCAATATCCGGAGGAAACCCGCCTCACCGTCCTGCGCGCCCGCGAAGTGCCGGCGAGCGAGGTGCCCGGCGTGCCGGAGGGCGAAGCCTGGCTGCGCATCGAGGGCATCCGCCGCGTCCGCCTGACCACGGCGCCGATCTGTTTCGTCATCGTGCACATCCCGACCGAATACGCGGCCGTGATCGAGGAGATCGGCCAGCAGCCCGGCTCGCTCTATGCGTTGATCGAGCGGCGCTTCGGGGTGCAACTCTCCTCGGTCGAGGTGGACCTCTCGGCCGGTGGCGTGCCCCAGGCGCAGGCCGCCCTGCTGGAGGTGGATCCAGGCGCCGCCGCGCTGATGATCCGCCGGCGCTATTTCGACCAGAATGGGCGCGTCTTCGAGGTTTCGGAGGGCTGCCACCCGGCGCCGCGTTTCACCTACCGGGCCATGATCAAGCGCGAGGTGTGA
- a CDS encoding isochorismatase family protein, which yields MTTLNRRTSLLLLVDLQGRLHPAIADGPAVLREALRLTQLARLFDVPVWATEHCPDRIGPLLPELAAFSENTFHKTSFDACRTAAFREALPRERSDIVICGYEAHVCVMQTALGLLGLGRRVWAVRDAMGSRTATSREAALARLARAGAEIITTEMAGFEWAEDATDPRWRSLLALVKEAG from the coding sequence ATGACCACATTGAACCGCCGCACCTCCCTGCTTCTGCTCGTGGACCTCCAGGGCCGGCTGCACCCCGCCATCGCGGATGGCCCGGCCGTGCTGCGTGAGGCGCTGCGCCTCACCCAGTTGGCCCGGCTTTTCGATGTCCCCGTCTGGGCCACCGAACATTGCCCCGACCGCATCGGCCCCTTGCTGCCCGAATTGGCCGCCTTCAGTGAAAACACCTTCCACAAGACCAGCTTCGATGCCTGCCGCACCGCGGCCTTCCGTGAAGCCCTGCCGCGCGAGCGCAGCGACATCGTGATCTGCGGTTATGAGGCGCATGTCTGCGTGATGCAGACGGCGCTGGGCCTGCTCGGCCTCGGCCGGCGGGTCTGGGCGGTGCGCGATGCCATGGGCTCGCGCACCGCCACCAGCCGGGAAGCCGCCTTGGCGAGGCTCGCCCGTGCCGGGGCCGAAATCATCACCACCGAGATGGCCGGCTTCGAATGGGCCGAGGACGCGACGGATCCGCGCTGGCGTTCTCTTCTGGCGTTGGTGAAGGAGGCCGGCTAA
- a CDS encoding TetR/AcrR family transcriptional regulator: MSVSTKRELGRQRILDAAREVFAEAGLNGASLRAIAARAGYTPAALYFHFDSREAIYAELLRTSLGELGTAIRAAAIGPAALRDGAMALFDFYAARPQELALGLYLGPGGPAPRGLGEGIDPALNALLLDALAPIRAAAALASAEPDALVAEIFAQAVGLLVLSETRRLRLFGLPARGLMERLLERMP; this comes from the coding sequence ATGAGCGTCTCCACGAAACGGGAACTGGGCCGGCAGCGCATCCTGGATGCGGCGCGGGAGGTCTTTGCCGAAGCTGGGCTGAATGGTGCCAGCCTGCGCGCCATCGCCGCCCGCGCCGGCTATACCCCGGCCGCGCTCTACTTTCATTTCGACAGTCGGGAGGCGATCTACGCCGAATTGCTGCGGACCTCGCTCGGCGAACTCGGCACCGCGATCCGCGCCGCCGCCATCGGCCCGGCGGCGTTGCGGGATGGCGCGATGGCGCTGTTCGACTTCTACGCGGCGCGGCCGCAGGAGCTGGCACTGGGCCTCTACCTCGGCCCTGGTGGCCCGGCGCCGCGCGGCCTGGGGGAGGGGATTGATCCGGCGCTCAACGCCCTGCTGCTGGACGCATTGGCGCCGATCCGCGCCGCCGCGGCACTGGCCTCGGCCGAGCCGGATGCGCTGGTGGCGGAGATCTTCGCCCAGGCGGTCGGGCTGCTGGTGCTGTCGGAGACCCGACGATTACGCTTGTTTGGCCTGCCCGCACGTGGGCTGATGGAACGCCTGCTGGAGCGCATGCCATGA